The following proteins are co-located in the Armatimonadota bacterium genome:
- a CDS encoding protein kinase: MSASPNTHLGKYQIIREIARSNDIVYEGYDPIMNRRVAIKELNIPSSSTPQQTEDRVRRFEREVKAAGSLSHPGIVTIFEVGVDSGRHFMAMEYLDGRTLRNELESCGVLEPIRAIEIIIDVLGALSFAHQNGVVHRDVKPENIQLLSDGRVKLTDFGIARLTFEPNITMDGQVFGTPSYMSPEQVVGKEIDARSDLFSVGSVLFEMLAGYKAFQGDNVVAISMAITSKSPDYPAHLPHVLQQILVAALDKTPSMRMSSAAQFIERLNAALEFLRSGGVVQPQLGHQSYGGHVSPTPPPIQGTPASYGTPAPYGTPAPYHQQPYTYGSVPSNTTGYPGMSGHPLPIYVPAPKVPLFQPETIQSIKRFFVILITSGLFLGLVVVSIQGLAKAYDKKQQVRPQQSSAQTRDLAITYEEQARSAQQAGDYKRAEENYLEAVRLDPTNPAYASDLGFLFQLQAERASNSTDRLELWQRCGEWYSKAAKLGEREGSDSREWHESGAIAYINASQEFQASGDSRGARNALYKARDLTTTGSELDSVVIERLKELENGG; this comes from the coding sequence ATGAGCGCGAGCCCCAACACACATCTCGGAAAATATCAAATCATTCGAGAAATCGCGCGCTCGAACGACATCGTGTATGAGGGTTACGACCCGATCATGAATCGGCGCGTGGCGATCAAGGAACTCAATATCCCGAGTTCTAGCACTCCCCAACAGACCGAAGACCGCGTGCGCCGATTCGAGCGCGAAGTCAAAGCCGCAGGGTCATTGTCGCATCCTGGGATTGTCACAATTTTCGAGGTCGGAGTTGACTCGGGAAGGCACTTCATGGCGATGGAGTACCTGGACGGTCGGACCTTGCGCAACGAACTAGAATCGTGCGGTGTTCTGGAGCCGATTCGCGCGATCGAGATCATCATCGACGTGCTTGGCGCCTTGTCCTTTGCGCACCAAAATGGGGTTGTCCACCGAGACGTCAAGCCCGAGAACATCCAGCTCTTGTCTGACGGCAGGGTTAAGCTCACTGACTTTGGAATCGCCCGGCTGACGTTTGAACCGAACATCACGATGGATGGACAGGTTTTTGGTACGCCGAGCTACATGTCGCCAGAACAGGTCGTCGGCAAGGAGATCGATGCAAGGTCCGACCTGTTCAGCGTTGGTTCAGTGCTCTTTGAGATGCTCGCTGGCTACAAGGCGTTCCAGGGAGATAATGTCGTGGCGATCAGTATGGCGATCACCAGCAAGAGCCCGGATTATCCAGCCCATCTTCCCCACGTCCTCCAGCAGATTCTGGTCGCTGCTCTAGACAAAACTCCGTCGATGCGGATGTCGAGCGCTGCCCAGTTTATTGAAAGACTCAATGCTGCGCTCGAATTTCTACGATCTGGAGGAGTGGTCCAGCCCCAACTCGGTCACCAAAGTTACGGCGGTCATGTTTCACCAACTCCGCCACCGATCCAAGGGACACCCGCGTCCTACGGAACACCTGCGCCATACGGAACACCTGCGCCCTATCACCAACAGCCTTATACCTACGGCTCGGTGCCGTCCAACACGACAGGCTATCCAGGAATGAGCGGGCATCCGTTACCGATCTACGTTCCTGCGCCAAAGGTGCCGCTTTTCCAACCGGAAACCATCCAATCGATCAAGCGATTCTTTGTCATTCTCATCACGTCTGGACTGTTTTTGGGGCTGGTGGTGGTGTCGATTCAGGGCCTCGCGAAGGCGTACGACAAAAAGCAACAAGTCCGGCCACAACAATCAAGCGCGCAGACGAGGGATCTCGCGATCACCTACGAAGAGCAGGCTCGTTCAGCTCAACAAGCGGGGGATTACAAGCGCGCCGAAGAGAACTACCTTGAAGCGGTCCGACTGGACCCGACGAATCCAGCTTACGCCTCTGATCTCGGATTTTTGTTCCAGCTTCAGGCCGAGCGGGCTTCGAATTCGACTGACCGACTTGAGCTATGGCAACGATGCGGCGAATGGTACAGCAAAGCGGCGAAACTCGGCGAGCGCGAAGGTTCAGACTCTCGGGAGTGGCATGAAAGTGGGGCGATCGCCTATATCAATGCAAGCCAAGAATTCCAAGCCTCTGGGGACAGCAGGGGAGCACGCAATGCACTCTATAAGGCGCGAGACTTAACGACCACCGGATCGGAATTGGATTCGGTTGTGATCGAACGTCTCAAAGAACTCGAAAACGGGGGATAA
- a CDS encoding DUF5107 domain-containing protein codes for MPCELIHDTLTIEIGILEASFGSEWRCYPLPSLRITGQTDTVEFRTIVLSNEYLEATFCLDLGGRLIRLFDKRSGAAAIELPGTLVPREDEFRGARLDAGVEFAAIQNGLAPVFFDEIEPENESDPVELRLFSINPWNGTDAGIRVRLSPGEPFLTVETCINNREVRSISLEAGVRFSGASMRHSSDQVALISNGRGVAIEFEKGTFDAVEPGLASRRTELAGISRDRFVNRIHPISTLGNSPLMQGGIQCGVRDSEFRWMSASDLGSAKVLAGLADGRTVESQINLCSSEVGAINLEGLGSTVVRVVIRSESGAILLEGDLTEQPAEAKVLRPNPMGPLPGHALWLTRESSNRAAAHFCLSREKAVSEDWQQADFHLEDALNYAGDHPLIWWAKAAVRRQVSEGDEERPELMNAHFISPLEPLLRAEAFLANPTVSAEPSPLMSVIAADPMIALEVVCRYASAGFTRDAIRLLDELARHKSVPLLGYVHAYLMSNQGKMDVDVAQVVNQFEATPIEPPYPYRELEISAVTHLAEKFVNSERLQKLTKILRDRMGE; via the coding sequence ATGCCTTGCGAACTGATCCACGACACTTTGACAATAGAGATTGGGATTCTTGAAGCCAGTTTTGGGTCGGAATGGCGTTGCTACCCGTTGCCATCGCTTCGAATCACCGGGCAAACGGACACCGTCGAATTTCGAACGATCGTCTTATCAAATGAATATCTTGAAGCCACTTTTTGCCTTGACCTCGGCGGAAGACTGATTCGGCTGTTTGACAAGCGATCAGGTGCGGCAGCCATAGAGCTCCCCGGAACACTGGTTCCTAGAGAAGATGAATTTCGTGGTGCTCGACTGGACGCAGGGGTCGAATTCGCAGCAATCCAAAATGGGCTCGCACCGGTCTTCTTTGACGAAATTGAGCCTGAAAATGAGTCCGACCCTGTCGAATTGAGGCTCTTCTCCATCAATCCCTGGAATGGTACGGATGCAGGAATTCGGGTGCGGTTGTCCCCAGGAGAGCCTTTCTTGACCGTTGAAACTTGTATCAACAACCGAGAAGTTCGGTCGATAAGTTTGGAAGCTGGAGTGCGATTCTCCGGAGCCAGCATGAGGCATAGCAGTGATCAAGTTGCACTCATTTCCAATGGCAGAGGTGTCGCCATAGAGTTTGAAAAAGGCACTTTTGATGCAGTCGAACCGGGCCTTGCTTCACGCAGAACAGAGCTTGCCGGAATCTCCAGAGACCGATTCGTCAATCGAATCCACCCGATTTCGACCCTTGGCAATTCACCTTTGATGCAAGGTGGGATTCAGTGCGGCGTCCGAGATTCTGAATTTCGTTGGATGTCGGCAAGCGATCTGGGTTCGGCGAAGGTGCTGGCTGGGCTGGCTGATGGCCGCACCGTGGAGAGCCAAATCAACTTATGCAGCTCAGAGGTCGGCGCGATAAATCTCGAAGGTTTGGGAAGCACCGTCGTCCGAGTTGTCATTCGATCTGAGTCCGGTGCGATTTTGCTCGAAGGGGACCTCACCGAACAGCCAGCCGAAGCGAAGGTGCTGCGCCCAAATCCAATGGGTCCGTTGCCTGGCCATGCACTCTGGTTGACGAGAGAGTCATCAAATCGAGCAGCCGCCCACTTTTGCCTCTCTCGCGAGAAGGCGGTGAGTGAGGACTGGCAGCAGGCCGACTTTCACTTGGAGGATGCTCTCAATTACGCCGGAGATCATCCGCTGATCTGGTGGGCGAAGGCTGCCGTTCGTCGGCAAGTGTCCGAAGGAGATGAGGAGCGACCAGAGCTCATGAACGCGCATTTCATCTCGCCGCTTGAACCGCTTCTTAGAGCAGAGGCGTTCTTGGCAAATCCTACTGTTTCTGCCGAGCCGTCACCCTTGATGTCGGTCATAGCGGCTGACCCGATGATCGCGCTTGAAGTCGTTTGCCGCTACGCCAGCGCAGGATTTACGCGAGATGCGATCCGACTGCTAGACGAACTTGCCAGGCACAAATCTGTACCGTTGCTCGGATATGTTCACGCCTATCTGATGTCCAATCAAGGAAAAATGGACGTCGATGTCGCTCAAGTGGTAAACCAATTCGAAGCGACGCCGATTGAGCCGCCATATCCCTATCGCGAATTAGAAATCTCTGCGGTGACACACCTTGCCGAGAAATTTGTCAATTCAGAAAGATTGCAGAAACTGACAAAGATTTTGCGCGATAGAATGGGTGAATGA
- a CDS encoding M60 family metallopeptidase, with amino-acid sequence MIPAILSALVSAPSPIISAPLSFPVTGSPGNVVVWSESGFVIGADKSGIAVAAAVDGPARILALGHNGYFSTWNQLQAKDFFSKGVRWCARSEDPTVFIVGNLAIGKDLAFAGFSVQTQSAWKAVPGAVTIVDAHDITAQDIPKIRQYLAGGGGLVTAATGWGWQMLNPAKRLTEFNGNLVLRPYGIGFGGNFCEPEAGNKFTFLPTDIAAANSGFAWRKLMQKQQVSPSEGNAALALLSALPSTDPYLKPKIAALGDPKGIQITEASPLTSKMARERTLVAVHHQQIVAGDMTGASPFAASFPGSVDRTIERISKTVVLDETNQRWQSTGLYAAPGEVITIQTSSKLADGKSLAIQIGCHTDALWGLNKWTRFPEVSQNTPVNAPNMKISSPFGGLIYVDVKKPLGTSGQTVRITGGVEALHYVLGKTSYTDWEQKRVRAKAPWAEIETRRMVITVPVESARNVADPRPVALFWDRVADATADLATINKNRGFKERYVADRQISAGYMHSGYPIMTWLDVRDMVVDARKLQAEGSWGHFHEIGHNHQNGDWTFEGTGEVTVNLFTLYSFDTVVGKRPSDRTFDPESCLKVYRAFANGGTFEKWKDDPFLAFTMYAQLQNEFGWEAYKAVFAEYLTMPKERRPKTDQDKRDLWLVTFSQYVGLNLRPFFEAWKVPTRKETLQEIGKLPVWMPKGM; translated from the coding sequence ATGATCCCCGCGATCTTATCGGCATTAGTCTCGGCTCCGAGTCCAATCATTTCGGCTCCACTCAGCTTTCCCGTCACTGGCTCGCCCGGGAATGTGGTGGTTTGGTCAGAATCTGGGTTTGTGATCGGCGCGGACAAGTCGGGCATCGCGGTGGCGGCGGCAGTTGATGGGCCGGCCAGGATTTTGGCGCTAGGGCACAACGGCTACTTTTCAACTTGGAATCAACTCCAGGCTAAGGATTTCTTCAGCAAAGGAGTGCGTTGGTGCGCAAGGTCTGAAGATCCCACAGTGTTCATTGTAGGCAATCTCGCGATCGGTAAAGACCTCGCCTTTGCGGGATTTTCGGTTCAAACCCAGTCGGCGTGGAAGGCGGTGCCGGGTGCAGTCACGATCGTCGACGCACACGATATCACCGCGCAGGACATCCCGAAGATTCGGCAGTATTTGGCTGGCGGTGGCGGGCTTGTCACTGCCGCGACGGGATGGGGATGGCAGATGCTGAACCCAGCTAAGCGACTAACCGAGTTCAACGGAAATCTGGTTTTGCGTCCATACGGGATCGGATTCGGAGGGAACTTCTGCGAGCCGGAAGCTGGCAACAAGTTTACGTTTCTCCCCACCGATATCGCAGCGGCCAATTCTGGTTTTGCCTGGCGGAAGTTGATGCAAAAGCAGCAAGTCTCGCCGAGCGAAGGCAATGCCGCGTTAGCTCTACTTTCTGCCCTGCCAAGCACCGATCCATACCTCAAGCCGAAAATCGCGGCCCTTGGCGATCCGAAGGGCATCCAGATTACTGAAGCGAGCCCGCTCACGAGCAAGATGGCTCGCGAAAGAACGTTGGTGGCGGTACACCACCAGCAAATCGTGGCCGGCGACATGACGGGTGCATCACCTTTTGCGGCATCTTTCCCTGGATCGGTGGATCGAACGATCGAAAGAATTTCAAAAACCGTCGTCCTTGACGAAACAAACCAGCGATGGCAGAGCACTGGATTGTACGCGGCTCCGGGCGAAGTGATCACGATTCAGACCAGCTCTAAACTAGCTGATGGCAAGTCCCTAGCGATTCAGATTGGTTGTCACACCGACGCTCTTTGGGGACTCAACAAATGGACCCGCTTCCCAGAAGTCTCTCAGAACACTCCGGTGAACGCTCCAAACATGAAGATTTCCAGCCCGTTCGGCGGCTTGATCTACGTCGATGTCAAGAAACCGCTTGGCACGAGTGGGCAGACCGTTCGAATCACCGGTGGTGTGGAGGCTCTGCATTACGTTCTAGGCAAGACCAGCTACACCGATTGGGAGCAGAAGCGAGTTCGCGCCAAGGCTCCTTGGGCCGAGATCGAAACTCGTCGGATGGTGATCACCGTGCCGGTGGAATCGGCCCGAAATGTCGCCGACCCACGTCCGGTTGCCCTGTTTTGGGACCGAGTCGCGGATGCCACTGCCGATCTCGCGACGATCAACAAGAACCGAGGATTCAAGGAGCGGTATGTCGCCGATCGCCAGATTAGCGCGGGGTACATGCACAGCGGTTATCCGATCATGACTTGGCTGGATGTCCGGGATATGGTCGTGGACGCCAGGAAGCTCCAAGCGGAAGGAAGTTGGGGGCATTTCCACGAAATCGGCCACAACCATCAAAATGGCGACTGGACTTTTGAAGGAACTGGCGAGGTGACCGTCAACCTGTTCACGTTGTACAGCTTCGATACTGTCGTCGGCAAGCGACCTTCGGACAGAACTTTCGATCCAGAAAGTTGCTTGAAGGTTTATCGCGCGTTTGCCAATGGAGGCACTTTCGAGAAATGGAAGGATGACCCGTTCCTTGCTTTTACGATGTATGCCCAACTTCAAAACGAGTTCGGCTGGGAAGCGTACAAGGCGGTGTTTGCCGAGTACCTGACCATGCCCAAAGAGCGGCGTCCGAAGACAGACCAGGACAAGCGAGACTTGTGGCTGGTCACATTCAGCCAATATGTCGGACTAAATCTTCGACCATTCTTTGAAGCCTGGAAGGTCCCAACGCGCAAAGAAACGCTCCAAGAGATCGGAAAACTGCCAGTTTGGATGCCGAAAGGGATGTAA
- a CDS encoding CofH family radical SAM protein: MDIYRKVDAGQRLSKEDGMRLFHTPDLTGLGYMANLVRERRHGAKTFYVRNQHINYTNICNKFCKFCSFYAKKGGPAPYEMDMAEVQRRLDWHKDTPLTEIHMVGGINPRLKYDYYLDLVRLVANSRPEGVHVKAFTAVEIVQIAQIGKVSIEQALRDLMDAGLQSLPGGGIEILSDRVHSELFGKKLNGEEWKDVARVAAKLGLPQYATMLYGMVETLEERVDHMIQLRELQDETGHFLTMTPLSFHPEATELEHIKPMTGDTDLRNIALCRLMLDNFDHIKSFWIMNSVPITQMALWYGADDADGMVHEYEITYEPGKFGHKSQVLTHENMKRMIEEVGRIPVERDSLYNEIIRDEPVQESGPRHLRPLAVR, encoded by the coding sequence ATGGACATCTACCGAAAGGTGGACGCCGGCCAGCGCCTCAGCAAAGAGGATGGAATGCGGCTGTTCCACACACCGGATTTGACCGGTCTGGGATACATGGCGAACCTTGTTCGTGAGCGACGCCACGGCGCAAAGACGTTTTATGTGCGCAACCAGCACATCAATTACACCAATATCTGCAACAAATTCTGCAAGTTCTGCAGTTTCTATGCAAAAAAAGGTGGTCCAGCTCCATATGAAATGGACATGGCGGAAGTCCAACGACGATTGGACTGGCACAAAGATACTCCACTGACCGAAATTCACATGGTCGGTGGGATTAATCCTCGCCTGAAGTACGATTATTATCTCGATCTTGTCCGATTGGTGGCCAATTCTCGCCCCGAAGGTGTACACGTCAAGGCTTTCACTGCCGTTGAGATCGTTCAAATCGCACAAATTGGCAAAGTTTCGATAGAGCAAGCCCTTCGAGACCTCATGGATGCGGGTTTGCAATCTCTTCCCGGTGGTGGGATCGAAATTCTGAGCGACCGGGTGCACTCAGAGCTGTTTGGCAAGAAGTTAAATGGCGAAGAGTGGAAGGATGTTGCTCGAGTTGCAGCGAAGCTCGGCCTCCCGCAATACGCCACGATGCTCTACGGCATGGTGGAAACCCTCGAAGAGCGCGTGGACCACATGATCCAGCTCCGCGAATTGCAGGATGAAACCGGTCACTTCCTGACCATGACTCCGCTTAGCTTCCATCCGGAAGCCACAGAATTGGAGCACATCAAGCCGATGACTGGCGACACCGATTTGCGAAACATCGCACTCTGCCGATTGATGCTCGACAACTTTGATCACATCAAGAGTTTCTGGATCATGAACTCGGTGCCGATCACCCAGATGGCGCTTTGGTACGGCGCGGACGATGCCGATGGAATGGTCCACGAGTACGAGATTACGTACGAACCAGGCAAGTTTGGCCACAAGTCGCAAGTTCTCACTCACGAGAACATGAAGCGGATGATCGAAGAAGTGGGGCGAATCCCAGTTGAACGTGACTCGCTGTACAATGAGATCATTCGGGATGAGCCGGTCCAGGAATCTGGACCTAGGCACTTGAGGCCGTTAGCCGTTCGCTAA
- the ileS gene encoding isoleucine--tRNA ligase — MDLKSTLNLPNPDFTIPMKADLAKREPEILASWDLAEIYNAIQKARADAPVFVFHDGPPYTNGPIHVGTGMNKILKDFVFKSRTMMGYRVPLVPGFDNHGLPIEQAVMKAFHEKKITPDLPTLRQACRDHAAKYIELQTQQFKRLGTFAMWDKPYRTMDFRFEAAIVRVFKRLVEANQVYRGLKPVMWSPTSRTALADTEIVYQDHTSKSIFVRFPLREDKNGWSEGLENVFCIIWTTTPWTIPANLGVAFHPSLEYVIFKSGDAHYVVQKDLYESVTTQLGMQDAEIVRTLLGASFEYSTFKHPIFDRDSLAMMAMYVTTEDGTGVVHTAPGHGREDFITGAKYGLPVLCPVDERGVLTSEAGEFEGVSYKDCDKVVVDRLAEVGNLLKSDDYSHSYPHAERDGKPVIFRATEQWFVSMEDNDLRKKMMEQIDSVDWHPDSAKGRISAMIGGRPDWCISRQRPWGVGIPVFYGAESGAPVLDPAAIEAVAKLVESKGSDAWYTTPPSEILPQGYKHPVTGETEFRKEVDVFDVWFDSGSSSLAVLEGDVYPEWKERWPADLYLEGSDQHRGWFNVSMIIGTALKGEAPYREVVTHGFVNDEKGQKMSKRLGNVIDPVEVCDSLGADVLRYWVASVDYTEDVGCGPTLLAAAGEGYRSIRNTLRFLLGNLYDFDPTNAPELLELDEWIIEQTELLAVDVVESYKSYEFRKALTAIADFCAKKISAFYLDAIKDRMYCDAADSATRRSGQWACYQVLRKLILLAAPILPFTSEETFLRLPGAKLDSVHVDLFELPSEERLAQIEASDLQVRYARLIEYRASVFALYEEWKKSSEIKNNQQVLVDITDSEENIAFLRSFDPSELANLFKFSWLQLHVGNQSFAFSASPYAQCERCKLYRPDVAEVNGHLLSARDRAVVGW; from the coding sequence ATGGACCTAAAAAGTACGCTAAATCTCCCTAATCCGGACTTCACAATCCCAATGAAGGCCGATCTCGCCAAGCGCGAGCCAGAGATTTTGGCGTCCTGGGATCTCGCCGAAATCTACAACGCGATTCAAAAAGCTCGCGCGGATGCACCGGTTTTCGTCTTCCACGACGGCCCACCCTATACCAACGGACCTATCCACGTCGGAACCGGAATGAACAAGATTCTCAAAGATTTTGTGTTCAAGAGCCGGACAATGATGGGTTATCGCGTCCCGTTAGTGCCCGGATTTGACAACCACGGCCTGCCGATTGAGCAAGCCGTGATGAAGGCTTTTCACGAGAAGAAGATCACGCCAGATTTGCCAACTCTGCGTCAAGCCTGCAGAGATCATGCTGCCAAATACATCGAATTGCAGACGCAGCAATTCAAGAGATTGGGCACTTTTGCGATGTGGGACAAGCCGTATCGAACAATGGACTTTCGGTTCGAAGCGGCAATCGTTCGTGTTTTCAAGCGGTTGGTGGAAGCGAATCAAGTCTATCGCGGACTGAAGCCAGTGATGTGGTCGCCAACAAGCAGGACCGCCTTGGCCGACACCGAAATTGTTTATCAAGACCACACGAGCAAGTCGATCTTCGTTCGATTCCCCCTGCGAGAAGATAAGAATGGTTGGTCCGAAGGACTTGAAAATGTTTTTTGCATCATCTGGACGACCACGCCATGGACGATCCCGGCCAATCTCGGCGTGGCGTTCCACCCAAGCCTTGAGTACGTGATCTTCAAATCTGGAGACGCGCACTACGTCGTGCAAAAGGACCTTTACGAATCCGTCACCACCCAGCTCGGCATGCAGGATGCCGAGATTGTTCGGACCTTGCTCGGGGCATCGTTTGAGTACTCCACGTTCAAGCATCCGATCTTTGATCGCGACTCGCTAGCGATGATGGCGATGTACGTCACGACCGAAGATGGAACTGGCGTCGTTCACACCGCTCCTGGTCACGGCCGCGAGGACTTCATCACTGGCGCAAAGTACGGACTGCCTGTGCTCTGTCCGGTGGATGAGCGCGGGGTTCTCACTAGCGAAGCGGGCGAGTTTGAAGGCGTGAGCTACAAAGATTGCGATAAGGTGGTCGTCGATCGGCTTGCCGAAGTTGGAAATCTGCTCAAATCCGATGACTATTCGCACAGCTATCCGCACGCCGAGCGGGATGGTAAGCCCGTGATCTTCCGCGCAACCGAGCAATGGTTTGTTAGCATGGAAGACAACGATCTTCGGAAGAAGATGATGGAGCAGATCGACTCCGTCGATTGGCATCCAGATTCGGCAAAGGGCCGGATCAGCGCGATGATCGGCGGTCGACCGGATTGGTGCATCAGCCGCCAAAGGCCTTGGGGCGTAGGCATACCGGTTTTCTACGGCGCAGAATCTGGCGCACCTGTTTTGGACCCAGCAGCGATCGAAGCGGTGGCTAAACTCGTCGAGTCGAAAGGTTCGGATGCCTGGTACACCACCCCACCATCCGAGATCTTGCCTCAAGGGTACAAGCATCCTGTGACTGGCGAAACCGAATTCCGAAAGGAAGTGGACGTTTTTGACGTTTGGTTCGACAGTGGATCATCAAGTCTTGCTGTCTTGGAAGGTGACGTCTATCCTGAATGGAAGGAGCGATGGCCCGCCGACCTGTATCTGGAAGGCAGCGATCAGCACCGCGGTTGGTTCAACGTCAGCATGATCATCGGCACCGCTCTGAAGGGCGAAGCGCCGTACCGCGAAGTCGTGACGCACGGCTTTGTAAACGATGAAAAGGGCCAAAAAATGAGCAAACGACTCGGAAACGTCATCGATCCGGTCGAAGTTTGCGATTCATTGGGCGCCGACGTACTCCGGTACTGGGTGGCCAGCGTTGATTACACAGAAGATGTCGGTTGCGGTCCAACTTTGCTCGCGGCGGCAGGAGAGGGCTATCGGTCGATCCGAAACACGCTAAGGTTCCTTCTAGGCAATCTGTATGACTTTGATCCGACTAACGCGCCCGAGTTGCTTGAGCTCGATGAATGGATCATCGAACAGACCGAATTGCTGGCTGTAGATGTCGTGGAATCGTACAAGTCCTACGAGTTCCGAAAGGCGCTGACGGCCATCGCCGACTTCTGTGCGAAGAAGATCTCCGCGTTCTACCTGGATGCGATCAAAGACCGGATGTATTGCGACGCGGCGGATTCAGCAACGCGGCGTAGCGGTCAATGGGCGTGCTATCAGGTACTTCGAAAGTTGATCTTGTTGGCTGCGCCAATCTTGCCATTCACGAGTGAAGAAACCTTTTTGCGGCTTCCAGGCGCAAAGCTGGATTCGGTCCATGTCGATCTTTTTGAACTGCCATCCGAAGAGCGATTGGCTCAGATCGAGGCTTCCGATCTGCAAGTTCGATACGCTCGACTGATCGAATATCGCGCATCTGTGTTCGCTCTTTACGAAGAGTGGAAAAAGTCGAGCGAGATCAAGAACAACCAGCAAGTTCTGGTCGACATCACGGATTCCGAGGAGAATATTGCCTTCCTGCGCAGTTTTGACCCGAGCGAGCTTGCCAACCTGTTCAAGTTCAGCTGGTTGCAGCTTCATGTGGGCAATCAGTCGTTTGCGTTTAGCGCCTCGCCTTATGCGCAGTGCGAGCGGTGCAAGCTCTATCGACCTGACGTTGCAGAGGTGAACGGTCACCTGCTGTCGGCGCGAGATCGCGCGGTGGTGGGATGGTAG
- the lspA gene encoding signal peptidase II — MVGSRRFPTVFLSVFVGFVVLDQLIKAWSRNTAFGEGHVFNALWPNVFELKLAYNHGIAFGLFQGFGVVFAPIAILIAGYAAWHASRIDPSKKLMHFTIGMLAAGAVGNLIDRVWMGKVTDMFWFRLINFPVFNLADACITVSAVLLAVLSIRENEARRPESQVPQTDSIPPA, encoded by the coding sequence ATGGTAGGTTCGCGCCGCTTCCCGACGGTCTTTCTCTCCGTATTCGTCGGATTTGTCGTGTTAGATCAGCTCATCAAGGCGTGGTCGCGCAACACTGCGTTCGGCGAAGGGCACGTGTTCAACGCGCTCTGGCCAAACGTTTTTGAACTCAAACTGGCCTATAACCACGGAATCGCGTTTGGTTTGTTCCAAGGCTTCGGAGTGGTGTTTGCACCGATTGCGATTTTGATCGCGGGCTATGCGGCATGGCATGCATCTCGGATTGACCCGAGCAAGAAGCTGATGCATTTCACAATTGGGATGCTCGCAGCTGGAGCAGTGGGGAACCTCATCGACCGAGTTTGGATGGGCAAAGTCACCGACATGTTCTGGTTTCGGCTAATCAATTTCCCTGTATTCAATCTCGCAGATGCCTGCATCACGGTGAGCGCCGTTCTTCTTGCGGTCTTGAGTATTCGCGAGAACGAGGCGCGGCGACCCGAGTCCCAGGTCCCTCAAACAGATTCGATTCCTCCGGCGTAA
- a CDS encoding PEP-CTERM sorting domain-containing protein, whose amino-acid sequence MNKGIWTLAALGLAAISGASPFAFVAKATWTIDNVDVATNAELPFSTTPFPPYSLAITPTNKLIAADPTGNLWNVTGPPIPMGSTGFTQIGDLDYGVGGLFGFSNANQTLFFFDLSSSSITASWVFPALAALSIEGVAYRPTDGAVFLSGHNGLNNDKLIQVDTTLSTASLIGNVTISDAFSYVSDIDFDASGNLIAMSWFHRDFYTVNTTTAATTLISSGPHRDANAMAIQSVPEPGTIGAIALGIVGLLKRRKR is encoded by the coding sequence ATGAACAAGGGAATTTGGACTTTAGCTGCATTGGGACTGGCGGCGATCAGTGGCGCCTCGCCCTTCGCATTCGTTGCTAAGGCGACCTGGACCATCGACAACGTGGACGTGGCCACTAACGCTGAACTGCCATTTTCAACCACTCCGTTCCCGCCGTACAGTCTGGCGATCACGCCAACCAACAAGCTGATTGCGGCCGACCCGACTGGAAACCTTTGGAATGTGACCGGACCGCCGATTCCGATGGGTTCGACTGGATTTACTCAAATCGGCGACCTCGATTACGGAGTGGGTGGTCTGTTTGGTTTTAGCAACGCGAACCAAACGCTATTCTTCTTTGATTTGAGTTCAAGTTCAATCACCGCTTCGTGGGTGTTTCCGGCATTGGCTGCTCTCAGTATTGAAGGCGTAGCCTACCGCCCGACCGATGGCGCAGTGTTCCTTTCGGGGCACAATGGGCTGAACAACGACAAGCTGATTCAGGTGGATACCACCCTCAGCACTGCGAGCTTGATCGGGAATGTCACCATTTCGGACGCGTTTAGCTATGTTTCAGACATCGACTTTGATGCGAGCGGAAATCTGATCGCGATGAGCTGGTTCCACAGGGATTTCTACACCGTGAACACCACTACTGCGGCAACAACATTAATCAGCTCGGGACCGCACCGCGACGCGAACGCGATGGCGATACAGTCGGTACCAGAACCTGGCACGATTGGCGCAATTGCTCTTGGTATCGTCGGGTTGTTGAAGCGACGAAAGCGCTAG